In Hippoglossus stenolepis isolate QCI-W04-F060 chromosome 20, HSTE1.2, whole genome shotgun sequence, the following are encoded in one genomic region:
- the bcl11bb gene encoding B-cell lymphoma/leukemia 11B, which yields MSRRKQVNPQHLSLTHRETVQAEANHDSGAGSPSPEPSTPSPRRLGPGEHDLLTCGQCQTNFPLGDILVFIEHKRRLCRGPRSGPGSFSKPGESGGVTGIAISPRARSLELCRGSIPVEVGIQVTPGGEVDVERRLTPAKGLCPKQERGVKDEPSSYICTTCKRTFTSAWFLLQHAQHTHGIRIYLDHHPVNCSLTPRMALPPPPGIEALPRSPLPTFLGDNPFHLLRMAAPLLREHHPPPGYMETRLPATPPFLSPPPPPRPPLERLGPEEMGLLSQHPSAFERVMRMTPMEPPSMDFSRRLRELAGNTTNNGGPTPPLSPNRVPHMHRLLSPTLFQPGSKPPAFLTYPPQPPTPQGAHGSTSPPDTQGQNQAPGKSKSCEFCGKIFKFQSNLIVHRRSHTGERPYKCHLCDHACSQASKLKRHMKTHMHNKSGSMSGSPEQGNRGEGGEGEEKSREGDSRVMGMDNEEEEEEEEEEEEEEEEEEEEIRNGSRPDSNLSEDSQEFRPKEDNGPRQSPEEKTMSRDRVCDSGGVGIMHPYNHLDNHLRLNPNKRSLERQPNGNGGDRGEAVRERENQREQGRERDEQEDQRPVMNGRISVSEIDSFPGLFQRRPTPITSPSPSNNKRIKIEKEQLELPPTIPLISPENVYSQLLAGYAASRHFIREPFLGFTDSRQSPFATSSEHSSSETGSLRYSTPPGELMEGGSASGRSGSSTPHLLRGPGPGRPPSSKDRRNDTCEYCGKVFKNCSNLTVHRRSHTGERPYKCDLCSYACAQSSKLTRHMKTHGQFGKEVYRCDICHMPFSVYSTLEKHMKKWHGEHLMASEVKLEQADRGIASDH from the exons ATGTCCCGCCGCAAGCAGGTGAACCCGCAGCACTTATCGTTGACGCACAGGGAGACAGTACAAG cagaggccAATCATGACTCAGGAGCAGGATCTCCATCCCCAGAGCCGTCCACTCCCAGCCCCCGGCGGCTGGGCCCCGGGGAGCATGATCTGCTGACCTGCGGCCAGTGCCAGACCAACTTCCCTCTGGGGGACATCCTTGTCTTCATCGAGCACAAGCGCCGTCTGTGTCGGGGCCCCAGGAGCGGACCAGGGTCTTTCTCCAAACCAGGGGAGAGTGGCGGGGTCACGGGCATTGCCATTTCTCCCAGGGCCAGGTCACTGGAGCTGTGCAGAGGGTCCATTCCAGTGGAGGTGGGCATCCAGGTGACCCCCGGAGGAGAGGTGGATGTGGAAAGGAGGCTGACGCCGGCCAAGGGACTCTGCCccaaacaggagagaggag TGAAAGATGAACCATCCAGCTACATCTGCACAACCTGCAAGCGGACCTTCACCAGCGCCTGGTTCCTGCTCCAGCACGCCCAGCACACTCATGGCATCCGCATCTACCTGGACCACCACCCAGTCAACTGCTCCCTCACTCCCCGCATggctctgcctcctccccccGGCATCGAGGCCCTGCCCCGCTCTCCTCTCCCCACTTTCCTCGGCGACAACCCATTCCACCTCCTCCGCATGGCCGCGCCCCTGCTCAGGGAACACCACCCTCCCCCAGGGTACATGGAGACCCGACTGCCTGCGACGCCACCCTTTCTTagccctccacctcccccaAGACCTCCTCTAGAGCGGCTAGGCCCAGAGGAGATGGGGCTGCTGTCCCAGCACCCCAGTGCCTTTGAGAGGGTGATGCGGATGACCCCCATGGAGCCTCCCTCCATGGACTTCTCCCGACGTCTGAGGGAACTGGCAGGCAACACAACCAATAATGGGGGGCCTACACCCCCTCTCTCACCCAACCGTGTGCCACACATGCACCGCCTGCTAAGTCCTACACTTTTCCAGCCTGGCTCCAAGCCCCCAGCATTTCTCACCTATCCTCCACAGCCGCCCACTCCCCAGGGGGCACATGGCTCCACCAGCCCTCCTGACACCCAGGGTCAAAACCAAGCCCCGGGAAAATCCAAATCCTGTGAGTTCTGTGGCAAGATTTTCAAGTTCCAGAGCAACCTGATCGTCCACAGGCGCAGTCACACAGGAGAGAGGCCGTACAAGTGTCATCTATGTGACCACGCATGTTCCCAGGCAAGCAAGCTTAAAAGGCACATGAAGACACATATGCACAACAAGTCTGGGTCCATGAGTGGCTCCCCAGAACAGGGAAatagaggagagggaggagagggtgaggagaagaGTCGGGAGGGAGATTCAAGAGTGATGGGAATGgacaatgaggaggaggaggaggaagaggaagaggaggaagaggaagaagaggaagaagaggaggagataagGAATGGAAGTCGGCCAGATTCCAACTTAAGTGAGGACTCGCAGGAGTTCCGCCCGAAGGAGGACAATGGTCCAAGACAGTCTCCTGAGGAGAAGACCATGAGCAGGGACAGAGTATGCGACAGTGGCGGTGTGGGCATCATGCACCCGTACAACCATCTGGACAATCACCTTAGACTTAACCCTAATAAGAGAAGCCTGGAGAGACAACCTAATGGAAATGGTGGAGACAGGGGTGAAGCagtaagagaaagagagaaccAGAGGGAGCAAGGGAGAGAGCGAGATGAGCAGGAGGACCAGAGGCCTGTGATGAACGGCAGAATTAGTGTATCTGAAATAGATTCCTTCCCTGGGCTGTTTCAGCGTCGGCCCACCCCCATCACCAGCCCAAGCCCCTCCAACAACAAGAGGATCAAGATTGAGAAGGAACAGCTGGAGCTTCCCCCAACCATACCGCTTATCTCCCCTGAGAATGTCTACTCTCAGCTCCTGGCTGGTTACGCAGCTTCACGCCACTTCATCAGAGAACCCTTCTTGGGGTTCACTGATTCCCGTCAGTCACCATTCGCCACCTCCTCCGAGCACTCCTCTTCGGAGACAGGAAGCCTGCGCTACTCCACCCCGCCTGGTGAGCTGATGGAAGGGGGGAGCGCCTCGGGCCGCAGCGGCAGCAGCACTCCTCACCTCCTGCGGGGTCCCGGACCGGGGAGGCCCCCGAGCTCCAAGGACAGGAGGAATGACACGTGCGAGTACTGCGGCAAGGTGTTCAAGAACTGCAGCAACCTGACGGTGCACCGACGCAGCCACACGGGGGAACGGCCCTACAAGTGTGACCTGTGCAGCTACGCCTGCGCCCAGAGCTCCAAGCTGACGCGCCACATGAAGACCCATGGGCAGTTTGGAAAGGAGGTGTACCGCTGCGACATCTGCCACATGCCCTTCAGTGTCTACAGCACACTGGAGAAACACATGAAGAAGTGGCATGGCGAACATTTGATGGCCAGTGAGGTCAAGCTGGAGCAGGCGGACAGAGGTATAGCCAGCGACCATTAG